The nucleotide window TATTTTCAACTTTCAATTCTAAAGCATCAACTGCTTTAAAGTCACCATATATTTTGGTGAGATTAGAGGTTTCAATGGCATATTTCATAAATTCAACTCCTTTTATCCTCCTCGTCCATTAACATGTCCTTCATGAAATCTAACCATATGCTGGAATGGTTATTCTTAGTAAGTTGTGCTATTTTTCTAAAGGTGGAAAGGGTTTCATTACCTTCTTCGGTCATTTCATAATATTTTATCTTTCTTTTGCCCTGATGTCCCCAGGATCCTTTGATTAATCCATGTTTTTCTAGATCGTGCAACACTGGGTATATTTTACTTGCACTGGGCATTTTAGTGTCGATGGGAGAAGAATCGTGAAGTTTGGTCATTATTTCGTATCCGTGCTGTTTTTTTTGGCTAATTAACCAAAGGATCATTGTATTTCCAAAACCTCTCATTAATCCTTTCATAAGCTTTTTTTCATATTTAGACATATTTTTAATGGTTTTGTTGCGCTCTTTTAACATTTTCTGCATATTTTCCAGTTTTTCTTCGTTGTATTCGTCAGAATCGTCAGATTCATCTGAAAAGGGCGCATTTTCTCTATCCATTCGTTTACCTCCTTTATTTATAATATATCAAAATTAGACATAATGTATTGTGATATATCTATTTTCCATATAAATATTTTGGTTATATCAGATAGTACACTATTTTTCAAGAACAGTTATTCGAAAAATATATCCGATTTTACAGTACAAAATGTTCATTATGAAAATCGGGTTTTCAACTCTAGCTCTCTTCATGAAGTCGTTTGAAGATTTTTTAGATAAAGCAACTGCTGATGGCTTTGATCTTATGGAAATACTCTGTGAAGGTCCTTACTGGCCCAGGAATATTCAGAGCCAGGAGGATGGTCTGGAAATATTCACATCATATGATGTGGACGTTTTCCTGCATGCTCCCACCATAGATCTAAACCCTGCCAGTATGAATCCTGGCATTAGGGATGAAACTCTTCGTCAGATTACTGAAACAGTGGATTTGGCATCAAAAATAGGGGCAGAAGCCATAACCACTCATCCAGGAATGATACATAGACTAGAAGACAGAATCCGGGATATGGGCAAATATTTTGCCATTGAAACTTTGAAAAAGGCAAATGAATACGCAGAAGATAGTGGTGTTATTTTATCGGTGGAAAACATGCCTCATCGTTACGCTTACTTCTGCAATACTGTACAGGAACATTCTTACTTCCTTGATCAATGTGGATGTCACGCCACAGTAGACTTGGGCCATGCAAACACCACAGATCATCCTGCTTCATTTTTAGAACTTGAAAAAACATATTATTATCACTTAAGTGACAATAATGGGGATAAAGACCAGCATCTAGCTCTGGGTGATGGCACGCTTGATCTGACTCTGATTAATGGCATTGATCGCGGAATTATTGAATTGGACAATTATGATAATGTTATAAAAAGTAGAAATGTTCTTTTAAATCTCTCAAAATAATCAGCACAAATTTTTTTTTCAAACCGTAAATATTCCATGGAAGTTTTAAAAATGTCAAGTGAAGTGTATTTTTCAAATTTCAGGTCCCGAAACCAGAAAGAAAACAAGACCAGCAAGATAAAACGGTTATTTGACCGGGCAGAATTTGGAAAATTCCTACAGAAGGATGATCTAACTGCCATAAAACTGCACTTTGGAGAAAAAGGAAATGATGCCTATCTTAAACCAGTACTGGTAAATGCTGTGATTGAAAAAACTCTGGATTATCAGGCTAAACCGTTCTTAACTGATACTAACACACTTTATTATGGTAGTCGCCATAACTCAGTGGACCACCTCCAGACAGCCATCAAAAACGGTTTTGCATACGCAGTTACCGGGGCCCCGGTGGTTATTGCCGATGGGATCCGTGGGGATAACTGGATTC belongs to uncultured Methanobacterium sp. and includes:
- a CDS encoding PadR family transcriptional regulator, with the protein product MDRENAPFSDESDDSDEYNEEKLENMQKMLKERNKTIKNMSKYEKKLMKGLMRGFGNTMILWLISQKKQHGYEIMTKLHDSSPIDTKMPSASKIYPVLHDLEKHGLIKGSWGHQGKRKIKYYEMTEEGNETLSTFRKIAQLTKNNHSSIWLDFMKDMLMDEEDKRS
- a CDS encoding sugar phosphate isomerase/epimerase; amino-acid sequence: MKSFEDFLDKATADGFDLMEILCEGPYWPRNIQSQEDGLEIFTSYDVDVFLHAPTIDLNPASMNPGIRDETLRQITETVDLASKIGAEAITTHPGMIHRLEDRIRDMGKYFAIETLKKANEYAEDSGVILSVENMPHRYAYFCNTVQEHSYFLDQCGCHATVDLGHANTTDHPASFLELEKTYYYHLSDNNGDKDQHLALGDGTLDLTLINGIDRGIIELDNYDNVIKSRNVLLNLSK